One Chitinophaga sp. H8 DNA window includes the following coding sequences:
- a CDS encoding SusD/RagB family nutrient-binding outer membrane lipoprotein has product MNIQRKIYIAFLALTVTAMGCRKGFEEMNKPWKESGTTDIGPSFNAVVRSMLLGWQEQATFTSFIYASTQQGIILGETGYHPEEAGKELWFNYFSTIADVRLLEKMIDAKPDQSKMKHIRAMLKVLVAYKTLRMVDYFGSIPYFEGGRSAEGPGKYRVKYDDPKVIYDTCLADLKWAITNLAPDPSQETLAAYETFLNGDVAKWAKFANSLRLRYAVRMYEVNKAEADKIIADALQLPLIADGEDIGMWPLKISGLLLDGRTWSFGDSRLRLGTTMWKLMSDNNNEDGTGIFDPRCVVFFEPNTAGKWKAYPQNPDATAPGDGGTPYNGLRETGDWLKDKGVTNFSSFNFYITRDNNTIPELMITADEVHFTKAEIYLRGMGVGKNVALAGQEYEKGIRAAVSLAYQQALNSTIWKVNKPAGQPSVAQMNKLLTNTKVAFKAGDEAAALKQIYAQQWIGNFRQPEEAWALQKRTNYATPMETVNAQLYATTRYGKMRRLTYPTDEQNYNHANWEAATGGTDSETKNPWWMK; this is encoded by the coding sequence ATGAACATTCAGCGAAAAATATACATCGCCTTTCTGGCACTCACCGTAACCGCTATGGGGTGCAGAAAGGGATTTGAGGAAATGAACAAGCCCTGGAAAGAATCGGGCACTACAGATATCGGGCCTTCTTTTAATGCCGTGGTAAGATCAATGCTATTGGGCTGGCAGGAGCAGGCTACTTTCACTTCCTTTATTTATGCTTCCACGCAGCAGGGTATTATCCTGGGCGAAACAGGGTATCATCCCGAAGAAGCCGGCAAAGAGTTGTGGTTTAACTATTTTAGCACGATAGCCGATGTGCGGTTGTTGGAAAAAATGATCGATGCCAAGCCGGATCAAAGCAAGATGAAACATATCCGCGCCATGCTGAAAGTGCTGGTAGCGTATAAAACGCTGCGCATGGTAGATTACTTTGGCAGCATCCCTTACTTTGAAGGTGGCCGTAGTGCAGAAGGACCGGGCAAATACCGGGTAAAGTATGATGATCCGAAGGTGATCTATGATACCTGCCTGGCAGATCTGAAATGGGCTATTACCAACCTGGCCCCGGACCCTTCGCAGGAAACGCTGGCGGCTTATGAAACCTTCCTGAACGGTGATGTAGCCAAGTGGGCCAAATTTGCCAATTCGCTGCGCCTGCGTTATGCCGTACGGATGTATGAAGTAAACAAAGCGGAAGCCGACAAGATCATTGCCGACGCTTTGCAGCTGCCATTGATTGCAGATGGCGAAGACATTGGTATGTGGCCATTGAAAATCTCCGGGTTGCTTTTGGATGGGCGAACCTGGTCATTTGGCGACAGCCGGTTGCGCCTGGGCACCACCATGTGGAAGCTGATGAGCGATAATAACAACGAAGACGGCACCGGTATTTTTGACCCCCGTTGTGTAGTTTTCTTTGAACCCAATACCGCAGGTAAATGGAAAGCCTATCCGCAAAATCCGGATGCTACGGCACCTGGTGATGGCGGCACCCCTTACAATGGATTGCGGGAAACCGGCGACTGGCTTAAGGATAAAGGCGTTACTAATTTCTCTTCCTTCAATTTTTATATTACCCGGGATAATAACACGATACCAGAGTTGATGATCACTGCCGATGAAGTACATTTTACCAAAGCAGAGATCTACCTGCGTGGCATGGGTGTGGGCAAGAATGTAGCATTGGCCGGGCAGGAGTATGAAAAAGGGATCCGGGCAGCGGTGAGTTTGGCTTATCAGCAGGCACTGAACAGCACCATCTGGAAAGTGAATAAACCCGCCGGGCAGCCAAGCGTAGCCCAGATGAACAAGCTGCTGACCAATACTAAAGTAGCCTTTAAAGCAGGCGATGAAGCTGCCGCCCTGAAGCAGATCTATGCACAGCAGTGGATAGGCAATTTCCGCCAGCCAGAAGAAGCGTGGGCATTGCAGAAACGTACTAACTATGCCACGCCGATGGAAACGGTAAATGCGCAACTGTATGCTACTACCCGGTATGGGAAGATGAGAAGACTCACTTATCCTACTGATGAGCAGAACTACAATCATGCCAACTGGGAAGCTGCTACCGGCGGAACGGACAGTGAAACCAAGAACCCCTGGTGGATGAAATAA
- a CDS encoding DinB family protein has protein sequence MENTAVKTPPVTSVPFMSAAELLDTWQGHRRLSRRVLEAFPEDQLTTFSIGGMRPYSQLAIEMIALAAGGIEGVATSNWDAAGRLFALNGRETPVTRQELLDLWDQITEQINTLWPQIPATRFHEKEMAFGQYEGVIYSSILYLIDNEIHHRGQGYVYLRALGIEPPPFWDRQ, from the coding sequence ATGGAAAACACTGCTGTAAAAACCCCACCGGTAACCTCCGTGCCCTTTATGTCTGCTGCCGAACTGCTGGATACCTGGCAAGGACATCGCCGCCTCTCCCGCAGAGTGCTTGAAGCCTTTCCGGAAGATCAGCTCACCACCTTTTCTATTGGTGGTATGCGCCCCTATTCCCAACTGGCCATAGAAATGATTGCGCTGGCGGCTGGTGGAATAGAAGGAGTTGCTACCAGCAATTGGGATGCGGCTGGCCGCCTCTTTGCACTCAATGGCCGCGAAACACCGGTTACCCGCCAGGAACTGCTGGACCTCTGGGATCAGATCACCGAACAGATCAATACCCTGTGGCCACAAATACCGGCTACCCGCTTCCACGAAAAGGAAATGGCTTTTGGACAATATGAAGGGGTGATATACAGCTCCATCCTCTACCTGATAGATAATGAGATCCATCACCGTGGGCAGGGATATGTATACCTCCGCGCCCTGGGTATTGAACCGCCGCCATTCTGGGACCGCCAATAA
- a CDS encoding nitrilase family protein encodes MENIIIATAQFENASGDKQANLDTIHALSARAASQSAQVIAFHECAITGYTFARHLSKAQMLDLAEFIPEGPSIQRLTAIAQQHNITILAGLFEKDADDKLYKAYVCVDKNGLVAQYRKLHPFINPHLTPGDQYVVFDLLGWKCGILICYDNNVIENVRATAMLGADIIFMPHVTMCTPSPRPGAGFVDPVLWHNRHADPATLRQEFDSLKGRAWLMKWLPARAYDNGIYAVFSNPIGMDHDQLKNGCSMILDPFGDIIAECRSLENEIVLATITADKLEKAGGYRYRKARRPELYKDIIGQDNVPEQKVAWL; translated from the coding sequence ATGGAAAATATCATCATAGCTACGGCGCAATTTGAAAATGCCAGCGGCGATAAACAAGCCAACCTGGATACCATCCATGCATTAAGCGCCCGGGCGGCCAGCCAGAGTGCGCAGGTGATCGCATTTCACGAATGCGCCATTACCGGCTACACGTTTGCCCGCCACCTGTCTAAAGCACAAATGCTGGACCTGGCAGAGTTTATTCCGGAAGGGCCTTCCATACAGCGGCTCACAGCTATTGCACAGCAACACAACATCACCATCCTGGCAGGCCTGTTCGAAAAGGATGCGGATGATAAACTGTATAAAGCTTATGTATGCGTGGATAAAAACGGGCTGGTAGCCCAATACCGCAAGCTGCACCCTTTCATCAATCCCCACCTTACCCCCGGTGATCAGTACGTGGTATTTGATCTCCTGGGCTGGAAATGCGGCATCCTCATCTGCTACGATAATAATGTGATCGAAAATGTAAGGGCTACGGCCATGCTGGGGGCAGATATTATTTTTATGCCCCACGTTACCATGTGCACCCCTTCTCCCCGCCCCGGTGCAGGATTTGTAGATCCTGTCCTCTGGCACAACCGGCATGCCGATCCGGCTACCCTGCGCCAGGAATTTGACAGCCTCAAAGGCAGGGCCTGGCTCATGAAATGGCTGCCGGCAAGGGCTTACGATAATGGCATCTATGCCGTTTTCTCCAATCCCATCGGCATGGACCACGACCAGCTCAAAAACGGCTGCTCTATGATCCTGGATCCCTTTGGGGATATTATCGCCGAATGCCGCAGCCTGGAAAATGAAATCGTACTCGCCACCATCACCGCAGATAAACTGGAAAAAGCCGGTGGATACCGCTACCGCAAAGCCCGGCGCCCGGAACTGTATAAGGATATCATCGGGCAGGATAATGTGCCGGAACAAAAAGTGGCCTGGCTTTAA
- a CDS encoding ATP-binding protein → MAQISTCIPPEIKTIQSPCDYATYWQELEEKGKDHYGSNFHLRSEDAAVWIKLLAWMKADEAVAADYKIALHKGIMLCGPVGVGKTSMMQLLKAVVKPEEPYKIYSCREIAFEFSRKGFEVVQHYGHGSYYGYPYTPEACCFDDLGLEMIMQHYGVPCNVMGEIFLNRYDHFINHGMLTHITTNLTSDELAARYGARILSRMRQMLNLVAFDRGTADKRM, encoded by the coding sequence ATGGCGCAGATCAGCACTTGCATACCACCCGAGATAAAGACTATTCAAAGCCCTTGTGATTATGCCACCTATTGGCAGGAGTTGGAAGAAAAAGGGAAAGACCATTACGGCAGTAATTTTCATTTGCGCAGCGAAGATGCTGCCGTGTGGATAAAACTACTGGCCTGGATGAAGGCAGATGAAGCGGTAGCCGCGGATTACAAGATAGCCTTGCACAAAGGCATTATGCTATGCGGACCGGTAGGGGTAGGAAAAACCAGTATGATGCAGCTGCTGAAAGCCGTGGTGAAGCCGGAAGAGCCGTATAAGATCTATTCCTGCCGGGAAATTGCCTTTGAATTTTCGAGGAAAGGTTTTGAGGTGGTGCAGCATTATGGCCATGGGAGTTACTATGGCTATCCGTATACCCCTGAAGCCTGCTGTTTTGACGACCTGGGTCTGGAAATGATCATGCAGCATTATGGGGTGCCCTGCAATGTAATGGGGGAAATATTCCTGAACCGGTACGACCATTTTATCAACCATGGTATGCTCACACATATTACTACCAACCTGACGAGCGATGAGCTGGCCGCCCGGTATGGGGCCCGGATACTGAGCCGGATGCGGCAAATGCTGAACCTGGTAGCCTTTGACCGGGGAACAGCCGATAAACGTATGTAA
- a CDS encoding RteC domain-containing protein: MIKSSKKLVNKMTVALRAVNGEKGINSCWAQEGLKISEACIGELYELFNTEGFEDDAAEIEFFKDLSPKFLGKYIYFFALRKIAVDYAKAAGSRYDYLKEQDNYYSLFIEERKERYDALLSEELDELHFLRRKGEIEGLHEYSPVMDHRLCTPGSLLLSEIRAYSELRNDIRKEIQWLLNGRNK, encoded by the coding sequence ATGATAAAGTCGTCAAAAAAGCTTGTTAATAAAATGACAGTGGCGCTGAGAGCAGTGAACGGGGAGAAAGGTATTAACAGTTGTTGGGCACAAGAGGGATTGAAAATTTCGGAAGCATGTATTGGAGAGCTGTATGAGCTGTTTAATACGGAGGGGTTTGAGGATGATGCAGCCGAGATCGAATTTTTCAAGGATCTTTCGCCGAAGTTTCTTGGTAAGTACATTTATTTCTTTGCGTTGAGGAAAATAGCGGTGGATTATGCAAAAGCAGCGGGAAGTAGGTATGATTATCTGAAAGAGCAGGATAATTATTATTCACTTTTTATAGAGGAGCGGAAGGAGCGGTATGATGCTTTACTGAGTGAGGAGCTGGATGAATTACATTTTTTACGGAGGAAAGGAGAAATTGAGGGGCTACATGAGTATTCACCTGTGATGGACCATCGGTTATGTACACCTGGTTCATTGCTGTTGTCAGAAATACGGGCGTATAGCGAGTTGCGCAATGATATCCGCAAGGAGATACAGTGGTTATTAAATGGGAGGAATAAGTAG
- a CDS encoding toxin-antitoxin system YwqK family antitoxin — MFSKKGVFTYCLILTAGSIYAQHQTDTTWYDSGKIRSIRHIGYFNGCQMSVDTDTLFYESGKIQQTVQYDNRKSRTENGCHATWTTIHSSFFYPNGKLKSVCYYKSCYDCTKCACGTWTGYNEKGKVVSVKKFGDCYDQLPCN, encoded by the coding sequence ATGTTCAGTAAAAAAGGAGTATTTACGTACTGCCTGATACTTACTGCCGGAAGTATCTACGCACAGCATCAGACAGATACTACCTGGTATGATAGTGGAAAGATACGCAGCATCCGGCACATTGGATATTTCAATGGCTGCCAGATGTCCGTGGATACCGACACGCTTTTCTATGAATCCGGTAAAATACAACAAACAGTACAATACGATAACCGAAAAAGCAGGACAGAAAACGGATGCCATGCTACCTGGACCACCATCCATAGCTCCTTCTTCTACCCTAACGGAAAACTGAAATCAGTTTGCTATTATAAAAGCTGCTATGATTGTACCAAATGCGCATGTGGTACCTGGACAGGATACAATGAAAAAGGAAAAGTGGTCAGCGTCAAAAAATTCGGTGACTGCTATGATCAGCTGCCCTGTAACTAG
- a CDS encoding RteC domain-containing protein: MQKFVSQLYRKYLKELRVVNRHRSPRMGVGNSEMSLSRTCFQKLGKYIATVGFKDEEEEIHFFKELLPPFHALYIFHIKMEVIEQHFITEPLSHKRLFLEKIMRVLRGRLNRQVAFSAMVRQNRPATNRRLFLRTKAKVKIPEEYALLQDYPLCTAASLKLAEIIAYNLLLDYWGDLARQPKTSMTA, from the coding sequence ATGCAAAAATTTGTAAGTCAGCTATATCGCAAATATCTCAAAGAGTTAAGAGTAGTGAACCGGCACCGGAGTCCGAGAATGGGTGTGGGCAATAGTGAGATGAGTTTGTCACGCACCTGTTTTCAGAAGCTGGGAAAATATATTGCTACTGTAGGTTTTAAGGATGAGGAAGAAGAGATTCATTTTTTTAAGGAGTTATTGCCACCATTTCATGCCTTATATATTTTTCATATAAAAATGGAAGTGATAGAGCAGCATTTTATCACGGAGCCGCTATCACACAAAAGGCTGTTTTTAGAGAAGATTATGCGAGTATTGCGGGGAAGGCTGAACCGGCAGGTTGCTTTTAGTGCGATGGTAAGACAGAATCGGCCTGCCACCAACCGCCGGTTATTTTTGCGTACCAAAGCCAAAGTGAAGATCCCTGAAGAGTACGCGCTTTTACAGGATTATCCTTTGTGTACTGCCGCATCGCTTAAGCTGGCAGAGATCATTGCCTATAATTTGTTGCTGGATTACTGGGGAGATCTGGCCCGCCAGCCCAAAACATCTATGACTGCCTGA
- a CDS encoding type II toxin-antitoxin system HicA family toxin produces the protein MTYILLIRMLQQKGWQIKNQEDSHVHLIHASIPGQELIITNPGNKEFPPGTLKSILKQAGLE, from the coding sequence ATGACATATATTTTACTCATCAGAATGCTGCAACAGAAAGGTTGGCAGATCAAGAATCAGGAAGACAGTCATGTTCATTTGATTCATGCTTCCATACCTGGCCAGGAACTCATCATTACCAATCCAGGTAATAAAGAGTTTCCTCCAGGTACACTGAAGTCTATTCTGAAACAGGCGGGATTGGAATAA
- a CDS encoding LexA family protein, whose translation MRTSESDPALHVKFYDNAIPVGVPGTAQDYQEEDIPTAQLLGLSAAVFLVRASGDSMEGARIFDGSIITVDRSEKAGHNKIIVGMINKEFTIKRLVKTYAGWVLHPENHAYTPYLIRPDDEFEVWGVVKKVINNAE comes from the coding sequence ATGAGAACGAGCGAATCCGACCCCGCCCTGCATGTCAAATTCTACGACAATGCCATCCCTGTAGGGGTGCCAGGCACCGCCCAGGACTATCAGGAAGAAGATATTCCCACTGCACAACTATTAGGACTTTCTGCCGCCGTATTTCTGGTACGGGCTTCGGGCGATAGTATGGAAGGCGCCAGGATCTTTGATGGCTCTATTATTACGGTAGACAGGTCGGAGAAGGCAGGGCATAACAAGATCATCGTGGGGATGATCAATAAGGAGTTTACTATTAAACGCCTGGTAAAGACTTATGCCGGATGGGTATTGCATCCGGAAAACCATGCGTATACCCCTTACCTGATCCGCCCGGATGATGAATTTGAAGTATGGGGGGTAGTGAAGAAAGTGATCAATAATGCAGAGTAG